The genomic segment CCCAGAAGGTGCTCGGCTGGTTCGGCGGCCAGGGCCTCGAGCGCACCACGAGGTCTTTTGCCTCGATGGGGCTCCCGCTGCCCATCGCCTATCTCGTCTGCTTCTTCGAGTTCCTCGGGGGGATCGGGCTGATCCTCGGACTGCTGACGCGGCCGGCGGCGCTGGCCGTGATCATCGTGATGATCGGCGCCATCGCCAAGGTGCACTGGCAGCACGGCTTCTTCCTCAACTGGTCCCTCACGCCGGGCAAGGGCCACGGGTACGAGGCGAACCTGGCCTTCATCGCCATGGCGCTGGCGTGCCTGATCGCGGGGGGCGGGGCGCTCTCCCTCGACCGGCTGCTGCTCGGATACTGA from the Candidatus Methylomirabilota bacterium genome contains:
- a CDS encoding DoxX family protein, yielding MGGLFEWLLFSYPSWSILVVRVILGIIFFAHGAQKVLGWFGGQGLERTTRSFASMGLPLPIAYLVCFFEFLGGIGLILGLLTRPAALAVIIVMIGAIAKVHWQHGFFLNWSLTPGKGHGYEANLAFIAMALACLIAGGGALSLDRLLLGY